AGCTTGGCATTGGCCGATTCCAGCTGGTTGGCAGCCTGCTTGTAAGCAGTGTCCGCCTTTTCCAGCTCGGCATCCGAGATCGCCATCCCCTGGTGGAGCTCCACCGCCCGGTTATAGTCTTTGCCGGCCTTCTCGTAGTTGGTCTCGGCAATGCTGACCGCTATTTCCGCATCGCGGAGTTCCTGCTGTCTGGCACCCGAAAGAAGGTCGTCCAGCTGGGCCTGGGCCTGGATTACCCCCAGAGCGTCCCTTTCTCTCTGTGCAACGAGGTCATTGCGCAGCAAGCTCCCGACGAGCTGCCCCTTCTTGACCGGGTCACCTTCCTTCACCGTAAAATCCTGCAGGGTACCCGGCAACTTGGCGGTCAACTGTACCTGGGTGGCTTCAATGGTACCCGTAGCCTGCAGACCAGCCTGCGGCGCCTGGTTATACCACCGGTAGCCCCAGTATCCGCCGGCCCCCAAGAGCAGCGCCAGGATGATGATTGGGATTTTCCTTTTCATGCTTTTCCCTCGCTTCGCAAATTAGCTAGTTGGTAAATAGTAGGTAAACCATTGGCACTTTGTTAGTTTACTTATTGCCA
This region of Pelotomaculum schinkii genomic DNA includes:
- a CDS encoding HlyD family secretion protein; this translates as MKRKIPIIILALLLGAGGYWGYRWYNQAPQAGLQATGTIEATQVQLTAKLPGTLQDFTVKEGDPVKKGQLVGSLLRNDLVAQRERDALGVIQAQAQLDDLLSGARQQELRDAEIAVSIAETNYEKAGKDYNRAVELHQGMAISDAELEKADTAYKQAANQLESANAKLSLLRSGSRTDQIAAAQAGVEQSAAVLKASEVLLEDTKIICPIDGVILSKNFEQGEYVQAGSAVATAANLNDMWIRVYIPTDDLPQVKLGQSVTFTVSGSSVEYTGTVEEIAGKGEFTPKTIQTKKERTNVVYAVKIRVDNQAGALKPGMPADVIIQ